A window of the Pelagicoccus albus genome harbors these coding sequences:
- a CDS encoding NirA family protein: MTTLNQTFTTEQKEYLAGFFAGASQRGFSPFLGKKSDGKYTADTESSSSGAEVLYGTPVDDLCKEERIKLEKNGLDAYEDILRHAESNMMPDGPDVFRFKFYGLFNVAPAQENLMLRCRIPGGIMRSHQLVGMAEMAEEWAGGYSHITTRANFQLREIQPKNAVKVLDKLVDLGLTSRGAGADNLRNITGSATSGIDPDEVYDVQPLTRAMHHLILNTREFYGLPRKFNISFDGGGAMSVCADTNDIAFYAVRVGEGKAVEPGIYFRVQLAGITGHKQFAKDCGILIKPGQCLAVAAAMIRVFIENGDRTNRKKARLKYLIDKWGDQKFVEETESKLDFDLVRMELKECDSRRSIKRHSHLGIHPQLQEGLSYVGVRVPVGKMLPEQMKSVASLAERFGSGEIRLTVWQNLLITNVRNEDVDTLVAEVEKIGFDCKADPILGGIIACTGNFGCKYASADTKSNAVELGDYLKKEVEMDLPINIHVTGCQHSCAQHYIGDIGMQSVKVKVGDESVEGYSVVIGGGVDNEQAVAKEVFKSVPFTEIKPLVAKIMNSYLSQRDAGQSFVEFAKDKSVEELQALAN, translated from the coding sequence ATGACTACTTTGAATCAGACTTTTACCACCGAACAAAAGGAGTATCTAGCCGGCTTTTTCGCAGGAGCGAGCCAGCGAGGTTTCTCTCCTTTTTTGGGGAAAAAATCCGATGGTAAGTACACAGCGGATACGGAGTCTTCGTCATCTGGAGCTGAGGTCCTCTACGGCACTCCTGTGGATGATCTCTGTAAGGAAGAGCGGATTAAGCTAGAAAAGAATGGCTTAGACGCCTACGAAGACATTCTCCGTCACGCTGAGTCAAATATGATGCCTGATGGGCCTGATGTTTTCCGTTTCAAGTTTTACGGGCTATTCAACGTGGCTCCTGCTCAGGAGAACCTGATGCTGCGCTGCCGTATCCCAGGTGGGATCATGCGTTCTCACCAGCTTGTAGGTATGGCTGAAATGGCAGAGGAGTGGGCAGGTGGGTACTCGCACATCACCACACGGGCAAATTTTCAGCTCCGCGAGATTCAGCCTAAAAATGCGGTCAAGGTACTAGATAAGCTGGTTGACTTAGGGCTAACTTCGCGAGGAGCGGGTGCGGACAACTTGAGAAACATCACTGGCTCTGCGACTTCGGGCATAGATCCAGACGAGGTATACGATGTCCAGCCTCTGACGCGGGCGATGCATCACTTGATTCTAAATACCAGAGAGTTCTACGGACTGCCGCGAAAGTTCAATATTTCTTTCGATGGCGGTGGGGCTATGAGCGTCTGTGCGGATACAAATGACATCGCTTTCTACGCCGTCCGAGTGGGTGAGGGGAAAGCGGTAGAGCCGGGGATATATTTCCGAGTTCAGTTGGCTGGTATCACGGGTCACAAGCAATTTGCCAAGGATTGCGGCATCCTAATCAAGCCAGGGCAATGCCTCGCAGTGGCTGCAGCCATGATTCGAGTATTCATCGAGAACGGCGATCGTACTAATCGTAAAAAGGCTCGTTTGAAGTACCTGATCGACAAATGGGGCGACCAAAAATTTGTGGAAGAGACCGAGTCAAAACTAGACTTCGATCTAGTGCGCATGGAGTTGAAAGAGTGCGATTCGCGTCGCTCGATCAAGCGACACAGCCACCTTGGAATCCATCCCCAGCTGCAAGAAGGCTTGAGCTATGTGGGCGTGCGAGTTCCAGTTGGAAAGATGCTCCCTGAGCAGATGAAATCGGTTGCGAGCCTAGCCGAAAGATTTGGAAGCGGAGAGATACGCCTAACGGTTTGGCAGAATCTATTGATTACGAATGTTCGTAATGAAGATGTTGATACGCTTGTAGCTGAAGTCGAGAAGATTGGATTCGATTGCAAAGCGGATCCCATCCTTGGCGGTATCATTGCTTGTACTGGAAATTTTGGGTGCAAGTATGCTTCAGCGGATACAAAGTCCAACGCGGTGGAACTCGGAGACTATCTGAAAAAGGAAGTCGAGATGGATTTGCCAATCAATATCCACGTAACTGGCTGTCAGCACTCATGTGCCCAACATTACATTGGCGACATCGGGATGCAGTCGGTGAAGGTTAAGGTCGGAGATGAATCCGTCGAAGGTTACAGCGTCGTGATCGGCGGAGGCGTGGACAACGAACAGGCAGTTGCCAAGGAGGTCTTCAAGAGTGTGCCTTTCACGGAAATAAAACCTCTGGTGGCAAAAATTATGAATAGCTACCTCAGCCAAAGGGATGCTGGGCAAAGCTTCGTTGAATTCGCGAAAGACAAGAGTGTCGAGGAATTGCAAGCTTTGGCCAACTGA
- a CDS encoding DUF3450 family protein translates to MIKTPRSATAFFAKWLAAALLISAPCALPQTSLERAKSLPLETIELHTRAASEKSGWQTDKEILQHSLYTLRQTIAELDRKIAESKAQAQTHLATSQRASTNLAQFQDGQAILKNRIESLQTATLRLARYAPPPLTEKIAPSLRTLEGATLQEDLSLRIQAVTSILINLIQFNQTFSDVRSLHTFPDGSSQEVRILYLGLAQGVAVNGDSSSAWILTPAPGEWVWTEVKSSTQQISTAFSVLDRDTTPKFAELPVRLTTIDLDRE, encoded by the coding sequence ATGATAAAAACGCCTCGATCCGCCACTGCCTTTTTTGCAAAGTGGCTGGCAGCGGCACTCCTGATCTCCGCCCCCTGCGCCCTGCCCCAAACCTCGCTCGAAAGAGCCAAAAGCCTACCGCTCGAAACGATCGAGCTTCACACCAGAGCAGCCTCCGAAAAAAGCGGTTGGCAAACAGATAAGGAAATCCTCCAGCACAGCCTCTACACCCTTAGGCAAACGATTGCGGAACTGGACCGAAAAATAGCAGAGAGCAAAGCTCAGGCCCAAACCCATCTCGCCACCAGCCAGAGGGCATCTACCAATCTGGCTCAATTCCAGGACGGACAAGCGATCCTGAAAAATCGCATCGAATCCCTGCAAACAGCAACCCTTCGCTTAGCCCGCTATGCGCCCCCGCCCCTGACAGAAAAGATAGCGCCGAGCCTGAGGACTCTCGAGGGAGCAACCCTGCAAGAAGACCTTTCGCTCCGGATACAGGCTGTAACAAGCATCCTTATAAACTTAATACAGTTCAACCAGACCTTTTCGGACGTTCGCAGTCTGCACACATTTCCAGACGGAAGCAGCCAAGAGGTGAGAATCCTTTACCTTGGCCTCGCTCAGGGGGTAGCGGTCAACGGCGATTCCAGCTCAGCTTGGATTCTAACCCCCGCTCCCGGAGAATGGGTTTGGACAGAAGTAAAATCCAGCACCCAACAAATAAGCACCGCCTTTTCCGTGCTTGACCGGGACACCACGCCAAAATTCGCCGAACTTCCCGTGCGGTTAACAACCATAGACCTAGATAGGGAATGA
- a CDS encoding sulfite reductase subunit alpha, whose protein sequence is MNAPFIPENAPFSVEQRAWLNGFLAGMFSSQDAGEVGQPAAAKPLTILWGSQTGNSEGLARKVAKTLGGKGFEPTVCDLGEYDVAKLSEESLVLIITSTFGEGEPPDNAAGFYDWLLSDAAPEFKSLKYSVLALGDSNYPDFCKCGVDIDLRLKALGATPIVERVDCDADYDDEFEAWLTSVEEAAGAATAEAAASEVEAEEPAYGKKNPFPAKLLNNYNLNGEDSAKQTRHVEISLEGSGLSYEPGDALAVMPVNDPEYVEDFLKAAGLTGEEAVEGKTLREVLTENYDITNLTLKGLKAYAELSGSTKLKELAEDKEAFKGYVWGRQFIDLLIEEPTSFESPESLLRLLGKLSPRLYSISSSPNAHKDEVHVTVGVVSYDAHGRSRKGVCSNFLANHDGSSPVRIYFHHTTSFKLPEDPTTPVIMVGPGTGIAPFRAYLEERDATNASGKNWLFFGDQHAASDFLYEEQLSQYLESGVLTRLETAFSRDQEKKIYVQDRMLEHGKELYAWLEQGGHFYVCGDASRMAKDVDSALHQVVAEYGNKSIEEAEAYVEAMKKSKRYLRDVY, encoded by the coding sequence GTGAACGCTCCATTTATTCCAGAAAACGCACCATTCAGTGTTGAGCAGAGAGCATGGCTTAACGGCTTTCTAGCTGGAATGTTTTCCAGTCAGGACGCGGGAGAGGTGGGGCAGCCTGCAGCCGCAAAACCGCTAACCATTTTGTGGGGATCCCAAACTGGCAACAGTGAGGGGCTAGCTCGAAAAGTTGCCAAGACTTTGGGTGGTAAAGGTTTCGAACCGACTGTTTGCGATCTTGGAGAATACGATGTCGCCAAGCTTAGCGAAGAGTCGTTAGTGCTGATAATCACCTCCACCTTTGGGGAGGGAGAGCCTCCTGACAATGCGGCTGGTTTCTACGATTGGTTGCTGAGTGACGCTGCTCCAGAATTCAAGAGCTTGAAGTATTCTGTACTCGCGTTGGGAGATTCAAACTACCCAGATTTTTGTAAGTGTGGAGTGGATATCGACCTACGTCTAAAGGCTCTCGGAGCTACGCCTATCGTTGAGCGTGTCGATTGCGATGCGGACTACGATGACGAGTTTGAGGCATGGCTCACTTCTGTGGAAGAAGCTGCAGGAGCGGCTACCGCCGAGGCAGCGGCTTCGGAGGTTGAGGCAGAGGAACCCGCTTACGGAAAGAAAAACCCTTTTCCTGCGAAGTTGCTGAACAACTACAACTTGAATGGAGAAGATTCAGCCAAGCAAACTCGGCATGTGGAGATCTCCCTCGAAGGCTCGGGGCTCAGCTACGAGCCAGGCGATGCCCTTGCTGTAATGCCTGTTAACGATCCTGAATACGTAGAAGATTTCCTCAAGGCGGCAGGTCTTACTGGTGAAGAAGCTGTTGAAGGCAAAACCTTGCGGGAGGTTCTCACTGAAAACTACGATATCACCAATTTGACTCTGAAGGGGCTCAAAGCCTATGCGGAGTTGAGTGGAAGTACGAAGCTCAAGGAACTCGCTGAAGACAAAGAAGCCTTCAAGGGCTACGTCTGGGGGCGCCAGTTCATTGATCTGCTCATTGAGGAGCCTACCAGCTTCGAATCCCCGGAATCTCTCCTTAGATTGTTGGGTAAGCTCTCGCCTCGTTTGTATTCAATTTCTTCGAGTCCAAACGCGCATAAGGATGAGGTCCACGTCACAGTAGGAGTGGTGAGCTACGATGCTCATGGGCGTTCACGTAAAGGGGTTTGTTCGAATTTCCTAGCGAATCACGATGGGAGTTCTCCGGTGCGAATTTACTTCCATCACACGACTTCATTCAAGTTGCCGGAGGATCCAACGACACCCGTCATAATGGTAGGTCCTGGTACAGGTATCGCTCCGTTCAGAGCGTACCTTGAGGAGCGCGATGCTACGAATGCTAGCGGCAAGAACTGGCTCTTCTTTGGAGATCAGCACGCAGCCAGCGACTTCCTTTATGAGGAACAATTAAGCCAATACCTTGAGAGCGGAGTGCTTACCCGTCTAGAAACGGCGTTTTCACGGGATCAGGAAAAGAAAATTTATGTGCAGGACCGAATGTTGGAGCATGGCAAGGAACTCTATGCCTGGCTCGAGCAGGGCGGGCATTTCTATGTTTGCGGCGATGCTTCAAGGATGGCCAAGGACGTAGATTCCGCGCTTCACCAAGTGGTCGCGGAATACGGAAACAAGAGTATCGAAGAAGCAGAAGCTTACGTGGAAGCGATGAAAAAATCCAAACGCTACCTACGCGACGTCTACTAA
- a CDS encoding MotA/TolQ/ExbB proton channel family protein codes for MNELYDSIEYLFRSGGYSMAGLAVLSIALYSSLWRTRAFVFSIQNLDSPIRRLEKTQRSPSEVRQLFRAYIRKRLRFSKVLIVSAPLLGLLGTVMGMLDTFDALSHERAADTTTSVAGGISMALITTQAGLMISLPALFLTEWIRQSSKRCEKQLYLRSEENA; via the coding sequence ATGAACGAGCTATACGATTCCATAGAATACCTATTCAGGAGCGGAGGCTACTCCATGGCTGGATTAGCAGTCCTATCGATTGCCCTGTACTCCTCGCTTTGGAGAACTAGGGCGTTCGTTTTCAGTATCCAAAATTTAGATTCACCGATTCGGCGACTCGAAAAAACCCAACGAAGTCCTTCTGAGGTTCGACAACTATTCCGCGCTTACATTCGTAAACGACTCCGCTTCTCAAAGGTACTAATCGTTTCCGCACCTCTTCTCGGCCTGCTGGGAACCGTCATGGGGATGCTCGACACCTTCGACGCGCTCTCTCATGAGCGGGCGGCCGACACCACGACCTCTGTGGCAGGAGGCATATCCATGGCCCTTATAACAACACAAGCCGGCCTCATGATCTCCCTCCCCGCCCTCTTCCTAACCGAATGGATCCGGCAAAGCTCTAAACGCTGCGAGAAGCAACTGTACCTTAGATCCGAAGAGAACGCATGA
- a CDS encoding ExbD/TolR family protein, whose product MIKEKLREERNEQVEINLSPMIDCIFILLIFFILTTVFVEETGIKVNKPNAANAVSLEKNSVLIAITDQGKIVYGGHEIGVSGVRAVVERALRDTESSVIIQADRNSLHGLFSEVYGEAKAAGARNIQFSTKTE is encoded by the coding sequence ATGATAAAAGAGAAGCTACGCGAAGAAAGAAACGAGCAGGTGGAGATCAATCTTTCACCGATGATCGACTGCATTTTCATTCTGCTCATCTTTTTTATACTGACGACCGTTTTCGTGGAAGAGACCGGGATCAAGGTGAATAAACCAAACGCAGCGAACGCCGTTTCCCTGGAAAAAAACAGCGTACTCATAGCCATCACTGACCAAGGCAAGATCGTTTACGGCGGTCACGAAATCGGAGTCTCTGGCGTGCGGGCCGTGGTCGAGCGCGCGCTGAGAGACACGGAATCATCCGTCATCATTCAGGCCGATCGCAACTCGCTCCATGGTCTATTTAGCGAGGTTTACGGCGAAGCGAAAGCAGCCGGGGCACGTAATATTCAGTTCTCCACCAAAACAGAATGA
- a CDS encoding molybdopterin oxidoreductase family protein: MNELIPERTKKNTLLREWSGPLTKDLVLNPGGFGLGKVPERLKPTSTVDSVCGFCATGCSLKVHLRDGEGVNLSASPAYPVNLGMACPKGWEALRVLDAPDRATEPLLRGEDGELHPVSWEKAASTFAKKFKAIKERHGPDSLAWLGTGQITCEDFAFLGALGKFGMGIRHGDGNTRQCMATAVAAYKQSFGFDAPPYSYQDYEDSDVLVFVGANPCIAHPIMWQRVMRNKNKPEIIVVDPRSTETANAATTHLAIAPKSDLSLFYGVARELIAQGHIKRDYVDRYTEGFEGFEDFVQEYTLEKVSSDSGLPVSAIEAFVASIAGGKRVSFWWTMGVNQSYEGVRLAQSMINICLMTGNIGRPGTGPNSITGQCNAMGSRLFSNTTSLLGGHDFLNEGHRNKVSEILKIDVSNIPDENCWAYDQIVNGVESGKIKGLWIIATNSAHSWVGQGRFRDAVKKLEFLVVQDMYHSTETAQLADLVLPAASWGEKEGTFINSERRIGVTRKVHKAPGKALSDFNIFRLLAAYWGCGAMFKEWDTPENVFKILCRLTKDRPCDISGLSGYGDLSAKGGVQWPYRSEDQDGETHRSLFSDGKFYRPGCKAIFLYDHPKPLPEPTCSNYPFVLLTGRGTSAQWHTQTRTAKSDVLRKLYPKNVYVEVNPTDAERMGLASGSLVSVSSRRGVVKAGVFVTPTVQPGQVFMPMHYPETNWLTKPDFDPHSRQPSYKHCAVQLQPVG, from the coding sequence ATGAATGAGCTTATTCCCGAACGTACCAAAAAAAACACGCTCCTGAGGGAGTGGAGCGGACCTTTAACCAAGGATCTAGTTCTCAATCCCGGCGGCTTTGGGCTTGGGAAGGTCCCGGAGCGCCTAAAGCCAACGAGCACAGTGGACAGTGTTTGCGGCTTTTGCGCTACTGGTTGTTCATTGAAGGTTCACCTGCGGGATGGCGAAGGGGTTAATCTTAGCGCAAGCCCGGCGTATCCGGTGAATTTGGGCATGGCATGCCCAAAGGGTTGGGAGGCGTTGAGGGTATTGGACGCTCCGGATAGGGCAACCGAGCCGCTTCTGCGAGGTGAGGATGGTGAGCTGCACCCTGTCAGTTGGGAAAAGGCTGCGTCTACCTTCGCCAAGAAATTCAAAGCGATAAAGGAAAGGCATGGTCCGGACAGTCTCGCTTGGTTGGGGACGGGGCAGATCACGTGTGAGGATTTCGCCTTTTTGGGAGCTTTGGGCAAATTCGGTATGGGTATCCGCCATGGCGATGGTAATACCCGTCAGTGCATGGCTACCGCGGTGGCAGCCTACAAACAATCTTTTGGTTTTGATGCTCCACCGTACTCGTATCAGGACTACGAGGATTCTGATGTTCTCGTGTTCGTGGGCGCTAATCCTTGTATCGCCCATCCGATCATGTGGCAGCGTGTGATGCGCAACAAGAACAAGCCCGAGATCATTGTTGTCGATCCCCGCAGTACCGAAACTGCCAACGCGGCGACAACGCATCTGGCGATTGCGCCCAAGTCCGATCTTTCGCTTTTTTATGGAGTGGCTCGAGAGCTCATCGCGCAAGGCCATATCAAGCGAGACTATGTCGATCGGTACACTGAAGGTTTCGAGGGCTTCGAGGATTTCGTACAGGAATACACCCTCGAAAAAGTCTCTAGCGACAGTGGCTTGCCTGTTTCTGCGATCGAGGCATTTGTCGCAAGCATCGCTGGGGGTAAGCGGGTTTCTTTCTGGTGGACCATGGGAGTCAATCAGAGCTACGAAGGCGTTCGCCTTGCTCAGTCGATGATCAACATCTGCCTCATGACCGGCAACATTGGTCGGCCGGGAACAGGCCCCAATTCGATCACCGGGCAATGCAATGCGATGGGTTCGAGGCTTTTCTCCAATACGACGAGTCTGCTTGGCGGGCACGATTTCCTAAACGAGGGGCATCGCAATAAGGTTTCGGAGATTCTCAAGATCGATGTATCCAATATTCCGGACGAGAATTGCTGGGCATATGATCAGATCGTAAATGGTGTTGAATCAGGCAAGATCAAGGGGCTTTGGATCATCGCAACCAATTCGGCTCATTCGTGGGTCGGCCAAGGTCGTTTTCGTGATGCGGTAAAGAAGCTAGAGTTTCTCGTGGTGCAGGACATGTATCACAGTACCGAAACGGCCCAGCTGGCGGATCTCGTTTTGCCGGCGGCGAGCTGGGGTGAAAAGGAGGGCACCTTTATCAATTCTGAACGAAGGATTGGGGTCACTCGCAAGGTTCATAAAGCTCCTGGAAAGGCGCTTTCCGATTTTAATATATTCCGCTTGCTGGCCGCTTATTGGGGATGTGGAGCGATGTTTAAGGAGTGGGACACGCCCGAAAACGTATTTAAAATCCTATGCCGTCTGACGAAGGATCGTCCTTGCGATATTTCTGGTCTGTCTGGGTATGGTGATCTCTCAGCGAAGGGGGGGGTCCAGTGGCCGTATCGGAGTGAAGATCAGGATGGCGAAACTCATCGGAGTCTGTTTTCGGATGGCAAGTTCTATCGCCCAGGCTGCAAGGCCATTTTCTTATACGACCACCCGAAGCCTTTGCCGGAGCCGACCTGTTCGAATTATCCGTTTGTTTTGCTAACGGGTAGGGGGACCTCTGCCCAATGGCACACGCAAACCCGTACCGCTAAATCTGACGTACTTAGGAAGCTGTATCCGAAGAATGTTTACGTCGAAGTAAACCCGACAGATGCGGAGCGAATGGGATTGGCTAGTGGCAGCCTAGTTTCGGTTTCCTCAAGAAGAGGTGTGGTGAAGGCTGGCGTCTTTGTGACTCCAACCGTCCAGCCGGGGCAAGTGTTTATGCCGATGCATTATCCGGAAACGAATTGGCTGACCAAGCCGGATTTCGATCCGCATTCGCGTCAGCCTTCCTACAAGCACTGTGCTGTGCAGTTGCAGCCAGTCGGTTAG
- a CDS encoding MotA/TolQ/ExbB proton channel family protein, which yields MKFNRSHLPTFWLSALLLFTWQSITANELDAVLPKLESDRDAALATYKETVEAINQEKLLLVREATELDRTVIERKEQLRLLDLEKLEREQTQLLAEETLSELENVSAYVDGVLREFSNKFLSRIDFSEQQRFLKEVTEINESLRLESGSYDQNIAAQLDVVELSIGLLEQSIGGYRFEGSSLSPQGILKSGTIIRFGPASYFASDEKTASGLLVPNAGTIEPKTVPLTAENNLNISSLALAKEGYLAIDTSLNALKLDRERGSTWQHLQKGGWVGYVIMSLGAISLVLVLAKIASIKSEAPATPDNISAIVSHAQSEDYDNAAKSISESCSSVRTLLTAGIKNTNQTVDLLEESLLSEVLEYKLRLERFIPVLALTAATAPLLGLLGTVVGMIKTFTLITVFGTGDAKSLSSGISEALVTTELGLIIAVPALILHGLVMHMIQTRTAAMERIAFEYVKEVKRIPDKG from the coding sequence ATGAAATTTAATCGATCCCATCTCCCTACATTTTGGCTGTCCGCCTTGCTGCTTTTTACCTGGCAAAGCATCACGGCTAACGAGCTCGATGCTGTTTTGCCAAAGCTCGAATCGGATAGAGACGCAGCCCTTGCAACATACAAGGAAACGGTAGAAGCAATCAACCAGGAGAAGCTCTTGCTTGTTCGCGAGGCAACCGAACTTGATCGCACCGTAATTGAGAGGAAGGAACAACTAAGACTGCTCGACCTCGAGAAACTTGAGCGAGAGCAAACACAACTCCTTGCAGAGGAAACCCTATCGGAACTCGAAAACGTATCGGCTTACGTAGACGGCGTCCTACGAGAGTTCTCGAATAAATTCCTGAGTCGTATCGACTTTTCAGAACAGCAGAGATTCCTAAAAGAAGTCACCGAGATAAACGAGTCCCTTCGACTTGAAAGCGGTAGCTATGATCAGAATATAGCTGCTCAGCTAGATGTCGTCGAACTTTCAATCGGACTTCTTGAGCAGAGCATCGGCGGATATCGTTTCGAAGGCTCATCGTTAAGTCCGCAAGGTATCCTAAAGTCGGGTACAATCATCCGTTTCGGACCAGCGAGCTATTTCGCATCGGACGAAAAGACAGCCTCAGGACTACTCGTACCTAACGCAGGAACCATCGAACCGAAAACGGTTCCATTGACTGCTGAAAACAATCTGAATATTTCAAGCTTAGCTTTGGCTAAGGAAGGTTATCTGGCCATCGACACTAGCCTAAACGCCCTGAAACTAGACCGAGAACGTGGATCCACATGGCAGCATCTACAAAAAGGTGGCTGGGTAGGCTACGTCATCATGAGCCTCGGAGCGATCTCCCTCGTCCTCGTACTCGCTAAGATCGCAAGTATCAAAAGCGAAGCTCCAGCCACACCCGATAACATATCTGCAATCGTCTCCCACGCTCAGTCTGAAGACTACGACAACGCAGCAAAATCAATCAGCGAGTCATGCTCCAGCGTCAGAACCCTTTTAACCGCGGGCATCAAAAACACGAACCAAACTGTCGACCTTTTGGAAGAGTCACTCTTGTCTGAAGTTCTCGAATACAAACTTAGGCTCGAACGATTCATTCCGGTCCTAGCCCTCACAGCCGCCACTGCCCCCTTACTTGGGCTACTGGGCACCGTAGTCGGCATGATCAAGACCTTCACACTAATAACCGTTTTCGGTACCGGCGATGCAAAATCCCTGAGCAGCGGCATATCCGAAGCGCTAGTGACCACGGAACTGGGACTAATCATAGCGGTTCCTGCCCTAATACTCCATGGATTAGTCATGCATATGATCCAAACCCGCACCGCCGCCATGGAGAGAATCGCGTTCGAGTACGTTAAGGAAGTTAAAAGGATTCCAGACAAAGGATGA
- a CDS encoding DmsC/YnfH family molybdoenzyme membrane anchor subunit, with the protein MSELIDLKDKTLIDMLLEEQQQVGTPVGRFADAAESESGGQGGRFGDLIPLSAPRKGEQYAFQVDLDRCSGCKGCVTACHSLNGLDEDETWRDIGSLVGEGEQGPYLQTVTTACHHCVEPGCLIGCPVNAYEKDEASGIVLHLDDQCIGCQYCVLKCPYDVPKYSSKRGVVRKCDMCHSRLSSGEAPACVQACPHEAIKIVTVETNEVLAKSSRGGGFLPASPDPSYTKPSTSYISSKKLPDNLVAADAHVLRPQHTHWPLVGLLALSQIGIGGFLASAFSWERGGDIAYAIAWGVLHVGLLCSALHLGQPLKAWRIFVGFRRSWLSREAVVLGFCSGISIPALGAICLGWFGFSDYAAAVGPWGKVAAWASALVGLIGVLTSVFIYVDTQRSFWRLRISAFKFYGSVVLGALSFAAIAAGGVGLFEVLSINLVLALKLFGEWKSLHENAVTVRLVEGPLSTIWKLRLFSAAVVAATVVLGYFLGGLWLALVGLASVCLSELLERVLYFKAVNAPKMPGGHNG; encoded by the coding sequence ATGAGCGAGCTGATAGACCTGAAGGATAAGACGTTGATCGACATGTTGCTGGAGGAGCAGCAGCAAGTTGGTACGCCTGTGGGCCGTTTCGCTGATGCGGCGGAAAGTGAATCCGGCGGTCAGGGCGGACGCTTCGGCGACCTGATTCCTCTTTCGGCTCCCCGAAAGGGTGAGCAATATGCCTTTCAGGTGGATCTTGACCGCTGCTCTGGCTGCAAGGGGTGTGTAACGGCCTGCCATAGCCTAAATGGCTTGGATGAAGACGAGACTTGGAGGGATATTGGCTCTCTCGTGGGTGAGGGTGAGCAGGGGCCCTATCTCCAAACCGTTACCACTGCGTGTCATCATTGTGTGGAGCCGGGTTGCCTTATCGGATGTCCGGTCAACGCCTATGAGAAGGACGAGGCGAGTGGGATTGTCCTCCATTTGGACGACCAATGCATTGGGTGCCAGTATTGCGTGCTCAAATGTCCCTACGATGTACCCAAGTATAGCAGCAAGCGTGGTGTGGTGCGAAAGTGCGACATGTGCCACTCCAGATTGTCCTCGGGGGAGGCGCCTGCTTGCGTGCAGGCTTGTCCGCATGAGGCTATCAAGATCGTGACTGTGGAGACGAACGAAGTGCTAGCCAAATCTTCTCGGGGAGGGGGCTTTTTGCCGGCCTCTCCAGATCCGTCCTACACCAAGCCTTCGACGAGTTATATATCGAGCAAGAAGCTGCCGGATAATCTGGTGGCAGCGGATGCCCATGTCCTTAGGCCGCAGCACACCCACTGGCCTTTGGTTGGCCTTTTGGCACTAAGTCAGATTGGCATAGGCGGTTTCTTGGCCTCGGCGTTTTCCTGGGAAAGGGGGGGCGATATCGCCTACGCGATCGCTTGGGGCGTATTGCACGTTGGCTTGCTCTGCAGCGCTCTTCACCTTGGTCAACCGCTCAAGGCCTGGCGGATATTCGTAGGTTTCCGCCGCTCTTGGCTAAGTCGAGAGGCAGTGGTTTTGGGATTTTGCTCGGGGATTTCGATTCCCGCTTTGGGAGCTATCTGTCTTGGCTGGTTTGGTTTCTCTGACTACGCGGCGGCAGTCGGGCCTTGGGGTAAGGTAGCCGCTTGGGCCTCAGCTCTGGTTGGGCTTATCGGAGTCCTTACCTCTGTATTTATATACGTGGATACGCAGCGGAGCTTTTGGAGGCTTCGCATCTCGGCATTCAAATTTTATGGCTCTGTGGTTTTGGGCGCTTTATCGTTTGCCGCAATTGCGGCTGGGGGTGTCGGTTTATTCGAGGTTTTGTCAATAAACCTTGTTCTGGCCCTGAAGCTATTTGGGGAGTGGAAATCGCTGCACGAGAACGCGGTTACGGTTAGACTGGTAGAAGGTCCTTTGTCCACAATTTGGAAGCTCAGGCTCTTTTCTGCCGCTGTAGTTGCCGCAACAGTGGTATTGGGATATTTTTTAGGAGGGCTGTGGCTCGCGTTAGTTGGCTTGGCCTCAGTTTGCTTAAGTGAATTGTTGGAGCGCGTCTTGTATTTCAAGGCAGTTAACGCTCCTAAAATGCCTGGAGGACATAACGGATGA